A single genomic interval of Phocoenobacter uteri harbors:
- the nrfB gene encoding cytochrome c nitrite reductase pentaheme subunit, translating to MTFNLKYFLQKIVCVTLLLFVLPAYASESLSFEPQLENQRDPNQYCAKCHKFDSNETQNGGEFHLGKFHGKHLSQVSPNSGKPITCVSCHGNISEDHRKGVKDVMRFQSDIFSQKNKASTMYTVEEQNQVCFACHNPDKLREKLWAHDVHAMKLPCAACHTLHPEKEAMVGIEKKAQVKLCVSCHSKQQQQRTTIQHAPLKSH from the coding sequence ATGACTTTTAATTTAAAATACTTTCTACAAAAAATAGTATGTGTAACATTATTACTTTTTGTTTTGCCTGCTTATGCAAGTGAATCGTTGAGTTTTGAGCCACAGCTTGAAAATCAGCGAGATCCAAATCAATATTGTGCGAAATGTCATAAATTTGATAGCAATGAAACCCAAAATGGTGGGGAATTTCATTTAGGAAAATTTCACGGTAAGCATTTATCCCAAGTAAGCCCTAATTCAGGTAAACCAATCACTTGTGTAAGCTGTCACGGCAATATATCAGAAGATCACCGTAAAGGTGTGAAAGATGTAATGCGTTTTCAATCTGATATTTTCTCACAGAAAAATAAAGCATCAACAATGTACACCGTTGAAGAGCAAAATCAGGTCTGTTTTGCTTGCCATAATCCAGATAAATTACGTGAAAAATTATGGGCTCACGATGTTCACGCAATGAAATTACCTTGTGCAGCTTGTCATACATTGCACCCTGAAAAAGAGGCAATGGTTGGCATTGAGAAAAAAGCACAAGTTAAACTTTGTGTGAGTTGTCATAGTAAACAACAGCAACAGCGTACGACAATTCAGCACGCACCGTTGAAATCACATTGA